In a single window of the Candidatus Latescibacterota bacterium genome:
- a CDS encoding MFS transporter, with amino-acid sequence MDLKIFPRTFWTANVIELFERLAYYGMNVILVLYLTRRVGFSVEMSATITGAFIASLYLLPIPAGAISDKIGFRNGLFIAFSVLALGYGILGLFPSKATVILALTLIAIGGAFVKPVISGTVKKTSPEGFSKIGFSIFYMVVNIGGFAGKIVAKALRQDMGSWLSASNFEALKKWVYTNVPPFEITPGIAERAASQHPPMAPDAFLDMLKWQGFGMQMICLFSVVMALIALLFVAFSFKEPDRRDEPARSASETFTDMLKVFLDLKFVLFIVIFAGFDLMFWQLYLSVPTYIVTHISETAPMEYIVAINPGMIIVLQMVIAAMVTKMKPIGNMALGMAISVIGMILLGVLPTLWGVCVAIAVFAIGEMTFAPRFLDYVSTLAPKGKIGLYLGFAYMRSFLANIIGGPLSGHLLGKYCPASGPRDPSKMWFTFAAIGFAALIALFIYNRVVGDQTAEKESVAA; translated from the coding sequence ATGGATCTGAAAATATTTCCGCGCACCTTCTGGACCGCGAACGTTATCGAGTTGTTCGAACGATTGGCCTATTACGGGATGAATGTGATCCTCGTCCTCTACCTTACGAGGAGGGTAGGATTCAGCGTGGAGATGTCCGCCACGATAACGGGCGCCTTCATCGCCTCGCTCTATCTACTTCCGATTCCAGCGGGGGCGATATCGGACAAGATAGGATTCAGAAACGGCCTGTTCATCGCGTTTTCGGTCCTCGCCCTCGGCTACGGCATCCTTGGACTGTTTCCATCGAAAGCAACTGTGATACTGGCACTGACCCTGATCGCGATCGGTGGCGCTTTTGTCAAGCCTGTGATATCGGGGACCGTGAAGAAGACCTCGCCTGAAGGATTTTCCAAGATCGGTTTCTCGATCTTCTATATGGTCGTCAATATCGGTGGGTTTGCAGGTAAGATAGTGGCCAAGGCACTGAGACAGGATATGGGGAGCTGGTTATCGGCCTCAAACTTCGAAGCTCTCAAGAAATGGGTATATACCAACGTGCCGCCATTCGAGATCACACCGGGTATCGCCGAGAGGGCTGCCAGCCAGCATCCTCCGATGGCTCCCGATGCCTTTCTCGATATGCTGAAGTGGCAGGGGTTCGGGATGCAGATGATCTGCCTCTTTTCCGTGGTGATGGCTCTCATCGCTCTTCTCTTTGTCGCGTTTTCCTTTAAGGAACCTGACAGGAGAGACGAGCCGGCAAGGTCGGCCTCGGAGACTTTTACCGATATGCTCAAAGTGTTTCTCGACCTGAAGTTTGTCTTGTTCATAGTGATATTCGCCGGATTTGACCTTATGTTCTGGCAGCTCTACCTGTCAGTGCCCACATATATCGTTACGCATATTTCGGAGACAGCGCCCATGGAATACATCGTTGCGATCAATCCGGGGATGATCATCGTCCTTCAGATGGTGATAGCCGCGATGGTCACAAAGATGAAACCGATAGGTAATATGGCTCTCGGGATGGCGATCTCAGTCATCGGAATGATCCTGCTGGGGGTTCTGCCCACACTCTGGGGGGTCTGTGTCGCTATTGCCGTATTCGCCATCGGGGAGATGACATTTGCTCCGAGGTTCCTCGATTATGTCTCGACCCTGGCGCCTAAGGGCAAGATAGGCCTCTATCTGGGGTTCGCGTACATGAGGAGCTTTCTGGCAAACATTATCGGAGGACCGCTGTCGGGGCATCTGCTCGGAAAATACTGTCCCGCGTCGGGGCCGAGGGATCCATCGAAGATGTGGTTTACTTTTGCGGCGATAGGATTTGCCGCGTTGATTGCGCTGTTCATCTATAACAGAGTAGTCGGCGATCAGACGGCGGAGAAGGAGTCGGTCGCTGCATGA
- a CDS encoding Na+:solute symporter, translating into MTLTGLDITVLVAYIAVIFGAATVLSRRASRNTEEFFISGRSLPWWMIGTSMVATTFAADTPLVVSGLIAQGGIFKNWMWWYWGIAAMVTVFLFAKLWRRAGITTDAELIELRYDGKPAAGLRFYRAAWFGIFQNILIIAWVMKAMAKIVIVVMGWEGAPSVMGIDPEVLTVLVLFIIAVTYTMLSGLWGVIVTDLIQFALAMGGSIYLAIVSYRRLGGIAGITAGLADKGFDPARILQIVPEPGRLFEANPFTEFLILILIVWWTTYSVDGGGYLAQRMFAAKDERHSVLGYLWFCIAHTALRPWPWIVVGLCAMAWFGAVDDPETYYPMMMKEMLPPGIFGLVIASFFAAFMSTVDTQLNWGSSLVVNDILRRFLWKDKSEKKYIRAARLSILSLAVLGALASFAVNDISFAWKLVISVTAGIGSVYIARWYWWRVNAWSEISAMVTAMTATFIFSILSGRPGMEGAAWLQFPYSTALTVLFSVCVWVSVTMLTRPVGEEHLLKFWKRVRPGGKGWKRISSRASLGEEGDGTAISTAGMILSGLILVYGMLFGIGWMILGARGKGIIALSITLAGGLMLVWLLWRRKDDENYLS; encoded by the coding sequence ATGACCCTTACTGGCCTGGACATCACAGTACTCGTGGCATACATCGCTGTTATTTTCGGCGCGGCCACCGTTCTGTCCAGGAGAGCATCCAGGAACACTGAAGAGTTTTTTATATCGGGTAGATCACTTCCCTGGTGGATGATCGGGACCTCGATGGTGGCAACGACTTTTGCCGCCGATACGCCGCTGGTCGTCTCGGGGTTGATCGCTCAGGGAGGGATATTCAAGAACTGGATGTGGTGGTACTGGGGGATCGCCGCCATGGTCACCGTGTTCCTGTTTGCGAAGCTCTGGAGAAGAGCAGGGATTACGACAGACGCAGAGTTGATCGAACTCCGGTATGACGGCAAACCTGCCGCCGGTCTCAGATTCTATCGTGCCGCATGGTTCGGCATATTCCAGAACATCCTGATAATCGCATGGGTGATGAAAGCGATGGCAAAGATAGTTATCGTCGTGATGGGATGGGAAGGTGCTCCGTCCGTGATGGGAATAGATCCGGAAGTACTGACGGTGCTTGTACTATTTATCATTGCTGTGACATATACAATGCTGTCGGGGCTCTGGGGAGTGATAGTGACTGACCTCATCCAGTTTGCTCTTGCGATGGGTGGATCGATCTATCTTGCAATCGTATCCTACAGGAGACTCGGCGGCATAGCGGGTATTACCGCCGGACTTGCTGACAAGGGCTTCGACCCGGCCAGAATACTGCAGATCGTGCCTGAACCCGGGAGGTTGTTTGAGGCGAATCCATTCACGGAGTTCCTCATTCTAATACTGATCGTGTGGTGGACGACATACTCGGTAGATGGAGGCGGATATCTCGCTCAACGGATGTTCGCGGCAAAAGACGAACGCCATTCAGTCCTCGGCTACCTGTGGTTTTGCATAGCGCACACGGCGCTCAGGCCCTGGCCGTGGATAGTCGTCGGCCTTTGCGCGATGGCGTGGTTCGGAGCGGTAGACGATCCCGAGACTTACTATCCGATGATGATGAAGGAAATGCTTCCACCAGGTATATTCGGCCTTGTGATTGCTTCTTTCTTTGCGGCCTTTATGTCGACCGTAGATACACAACTCAACTGGGGGTCCTCGCTGGTGGTCAACGATATCCTCAGACGTTTTCTCTGGAAGGACAAGTCCGAGAAGAAATATATCAGGGCAGCAAGATTATCGATATTGTCCCTTGCTGTACTTGGCGCGCTGGCGTCGTTCGCCGTTAACGACATATCATTCGCATGGAAACTGGTCATATCTGTCACAGCTGGTATCGGGTCGGTATATATCGCCAGGTGGTACTGGTGGAGAGTTAATGCCTGGTCGGAGATATCTGCGATGGTGACGGCGATGACGGCGACTTTCATCTTTTCAATTCTCTCGGGCAGGCCGGGAATGGAAGGGGCGGCCTGGCTGCAGTTCCCATATTCGACCGCGCTGACGGTATTATTCTCCGTCTGTGTCTGGGTATCGGTGACGATGCTTACGAGGCCTGTAGGAGAGGAGCATCTCCTGAAATTCTGGAAAAGAGTCAGGCCCGGAGGAAAAGGATGGAAAAGAATATCAAGCCGGGCCAGTCTCGGTGAGGAAGGTGATGGGACAGCGATCTCGACCGCGGGTATGATCCTCAGCGGGTTGATCCTGGTCTACGGGATGTTGTTCGGGATCGGATGGATGATCCTCGGCGCCAGAGGGAAGGGGATCATAGCGCTATCGATCACTCTGGCCGGTGGCCTGATGCTCGTTTGGCTCCTGTGGAGACGAAAAGATGATGAAAACTATTTGTCCTGA
- a CDS encoding redoxin domain-containing protein: MADKPSAGCARPTGGPVGEKVDEVESSAPRAKKEERKMIQVGKKAPDFVAPAYHNGEFTSEKLSDHLGMWVVLCFYPGDFTFV, encoded by the coding sequence ATGGCAGATAAGCCGAGTGCAGGCTGCGCCCGTCCGACCGGGGGGCCTGTCGGTGAAAAGGTCGATGAGGTGGAAAGCTCTGCACCAAGAGCGAAAAAGGAGGAAAGAAAGATGATCCAGGTGGGGAAAAAAGCTCCTGATTTTGTCGCTCCCGCATATCACAATGGGGAGTTTACAAGCGAAAAATTGTCCGATCATCTGGGGATGTGGGTCGTGCTCTGCTTCTACCCGGGCGATTTCACATTCGTCTGA
- a CDS encoding redoxin domain-containing protein: MSVDSMFVHKMWNDNELSKMVEGGVPFPMLSDAGGKVGSVYGIYDEDAGVETRGRFIIDPDGVVQGFEVLTPPVGRNVAETLRQIQAFQLVRESKGSEATPSGWKPGKITLKPGPDLVGKVWEVWKTDMATD; this comes from the coding sequence ATGAGTGTGGACAGTATGTTCGTCCACAAGATGTGGAACGACAACGAGCTTTCAAAGATGGTCGAGGGTGGTGTCCCGTTTCCGATGCTTTCCGATGCGGGAGGCAAGGTAGGGAGTGTCTACGGAATATATGATGAGGATGCCGGTGTCGAGACTCGTGGACGGTTCATCATCGATCCGGATGGAGTGGTCCAGGGGTTCGAAGTGCTCACGCCTCCCGTAGGCAGGAACGTTGCTGAGACGCTTCGTCAGATCCAGGCATTCCAGCTTGTCAGAGAGAGCAAGGGAAGCGAAGCGACACCTTCCGGATGGAAACCGGGCAAGATAACCCTGAAACCGGGGCCGGATCTTGTCGGAAAGGTGTGGGAGGTCTGGAAGACCGACATGGCTACGGATTGA
- a CDS encoding class I SAM-dependent methyltransferase, which produces MMNKDTTPVNIAVGKPAGEDDLIIVRRHRLVSERIPSAEGVLLDFGCGSGAQTHLFAGEFPSIIGLDVGQPSLRELKAGALVRGQQDIILPLAYDGDHFPLCDSSIDCAVSFEVLEHVEHETQTLSELARVIKPGGFLAMSVPNRWWIFETHGANLPLLPWNRVPFFSWLPTPIHDRWARARIYSRREIRKKVESAGFDIVEALYITAPMDVVKWRWLKKTLRATIFRNDTTHSPFLSTAVLVVARRQ; this is translated from the coding sequence GTGATGAATAAGGACACGACACCGGTCAATATCGCAGTCGGAAAACCGGCAGGCGAGGATGATCTGATCATTGTTCGAAGGCACCGCCTTGTCAGTGAGCGGATCCCGTCGGCCGAGGGTGTCCTTCTCGATTTCGGATGCGGAAGCGGTGCCCAGACTCATCTCTTTGCCGGGGAGTTTCCGTCCATTATCGGCCTTGATGTCGGACAGCCCTCTCTCCGGGAATTAAAGGCCGGAGCCCTGGTGAGGGGACAACAGGATATCATCCTTCCACTGGCCTATGACGGCGACCATTTCCCCCTTTGTGACAGCTCGATCGATTGTGCAGTCTCATTCGAGGTCCTTGAGCATGTCGAGCACGAGACTCAGACTCTATCCGAGTTGGCGAGAGTGATCAAGCCGGGAGGCTTTCTTGCCATGTCGGTTCCCAACAGGTGGTGGATATTCGAGACACACGGGGCCAACCTCCCTCTTCTACCATGGAACAGGGTTCCATTCTTCAGCTGGCTTCCAACGCCGATACATGACAGGTGGGCAAGAGCGAGGATATACTCTCGAAGGGAGATCCGCAAAAAGGTCGAATCGGCTGGCTTCGATATAGTCGAGGCGCTCTATATAACAGCCCCGATGGATGTAGTGAAATGGCGATGGCTGAAAAAAACTCTGCGTGCGACGATATTCAGGAACGACACAACCCACTCACCTTTCCTGTCGACTGCGGTCCTGGTCGTAGCCAGGAGACAGTAG
- a CDS encoding right-handed parallel beta-helix repeat-containing protein produces the protein MRAICFSVLILMLVSAICPSAVVSANLVVHQNGSGDFVTINEAVASANPNDTITIGPGTYYELIEPVFFLYYISEAGPETTILDGEDSHRQFVFYAGSGGSIEGFTLRNGFGTNGGAVYMREGVEVSLTGCVVEENNASFDGGGFFGRMGSSMTLADCTFRNNWADHNGGAGILIENGHLEVTGCVLYQNSCDLIGGGLTILDGTMGLTDCLFYNNASDDVCGAVLFDRSSGIVTGCTIVGNTSSGIEAASLFALSSSSHVTVTNSIVSGETAGYGIYALWGAEIVSSCNILWDNSRGNYAGFTLDATDMMVDPVFCEPVSHDYSIAYESPAAGNNLCEVLIGSEEPACNLDIISPEPAIMSITDIPDDQGNQVRIVWNRSMHDSQGSEETIEGYAIYRKEDGYPLAFDNDLSAPDERPLMRGAALAGWDYVMTVPARGDDVYQAVVPTLCNFSRKTGICWSHFFISALTPDPLEYWDSEIDSGYSIDNIAPVRPKGFIGDQVAGGMRLRWEENSDLDLAFYRLYRIDAGSDPSARVLVSETSLMEFTDSEWVPGCMSTYELFAVDINSNVSEAVLLSEMVDEESPFIDPTLFQNYPNPFNPSTTLKFYLPEASGITLDIYDVTGRHISRLFEGVRSPGMHTLEWDGSDSKGNRVSSGVYIYRLVTGKGILAKKMLMLR, from the coding sequence ATGAGGGCCATCTGTTTCTCAGTACTGATATTAATGCTGGTGTCGGCAATCTGCCCTTCGGCCGTTGTATCTGCCAACCTGGTGGTCCACCAGAACGGCTCGGGGGATTTTGTGACAATCAATGAAGCTGTCGCAAGCGCGAACCCGAACGATACGATCACGATCGGTCCGGGGACTTACTACGAGTTGATCGAGCCGGTTTTCTTTCTCTACTACATCTCCGAGGCTGGCCCCGAGACGACCATTCTGGATGGTGAGGACAGCCACAGGCAGTTTGTTTTCTACGCTGGATCGGGAGGATCGATAGAAGGATTTACGCTGAGGAACGGATTCGGAACGAATGGTGGAGCGGTCTATATGCGTGAAGGAGTAGAAGTCTCTTTGACAGGTTGTGTCGTGGAGGAGAACAATGCCAGCTTTGATGGCGGAGGATTCTTCGGACGCATGGGCTCATCGATGACCCTTGCTGACTGCACTTTCAGAAATAACTGGGCGGATCACAACGGTGGAGCGGGCATCCTCATAGAGAACGGCCATCTTGAAGTGACAGGTTGTGTTTTATATCAAAATTCATGCGACCTCATCGGTGGAGGACTGACTATTCTGGATGGCACGATGGGACTCACCGACTGCCTCTTTTATAATAATGCCAGCGACGATGTATGTGGAGCGGTACTCTTTGACAGGTCGAGTGGAATAGTCACAGGCTGCACTATAGTGGGAAACACATCCTCCGGAATTGAGGCGGCCAGCCTGTTCGCCCTGTCCAGTAGTTCGCACGTAACGGTGACAAACAGTATTGTCAGCGGCGAGACCGCCGGATACGGCATCTATGCTCTGTGGGGAGCGGAAATCGTCAGCTCGTGTAACATCCTCTGGGATAACTCTCGTGGGAATTACGCCGGATTCACTCTGGATGCCACCGATATGATGGTGGATCCCGTCTTCTGTGAACCGGTTTCTCACGACTACTCGATCGCCTACGAATCCCCGGCTGCCGGCAATAACCTGTGCGAGGTCCTGATCGGATCCGAGGAACCAGCCTGTAACCTGGACATTATCTCACCCGAACCAGCTATCATGTCGATCACCGATATCCCGGACGACCAGGGCAATCAGGTAAGGATAGTCTGGAATCGATCGATGCACGATTCGCAAGGGTCCGAAGAGACGATCGAGGGATACGCGATCTACAGGAAAGAGGACGGATATCCCCTGGCGTTCGACAACGACCTCTCAGCGCCGGACGAAAGGCCTCTCATGAGGGGAGCAGCACTTGCAGGATGGGATTATGTAATGACTGTCCCGGCCAGGGGCGACGATGTCTACCAGGCAGTAGTTCCGACACTGTGTAATTTCAGTCGCAAGACCGGGATCTGCTGGTCGCATTTCTTCATATCTGCCCTTACTCCGGATCCGCTCGAATACTGGGATTCCGAGATCGACAGCGGATATTCGATCGATAATATTGCCCCCGTCAGACCCAAGGGGTTCATCGGCGACCAGGTTGCCGGTGGTATGAGGCTGAGATGGGAAGAGAATTCAGATCTGGACCTGGCATTCTACAGGCTTTACAGGATCGACGCGGGGAGCGACCCATCGGCCAGAGTCCTTGTGTCGGAGACCTCCCTGATGGAATTCACCGACTCGGAATGGGTTCCCGGATGCATGTCTACCTATGAGCTCTTCGCTGTGGATATCAACTCCAATGTCAGTGAAGCCGTCCTGCTGTCCGAGATGGTAGACGAGGAGTCTCCTTTTATTGATCCAACACTGTTCCAGAACTATCCGAACCCGTTCAATCCTTCGACAACTCTGAAGTTCTATCTGCCAGAGGCCTCGGGTATCACCCTCGACATTTACGATGTCACGGGAAGACACATCTCAAGGCTTTTTGAAGGTGTCAGGTCGCCCGGAATGCATACACTCGAATGGGACGGTTCCGATTCAAAAGGAAACAGGGTATCATCGGGCGTTTATATTTACAGGCTTGTGACGGGCAAGGGTATTCTGGCGAAAAAGATGCTGATGCTCCGATAG
- a CDS encoding glycosyltransferase family 39 protein: protein MSNKNQVALAVLVLLAILALHLSIAWQDIATLSRNGFLYDDSFYAFQIARNIADGNGITFDGVNPTTGFQPLYVFMLVPAFMIAGESLSIPIYIALSMLALFTVMTAYLVYRIARKYTEFMPAVIAAAIWGLSPIVAKQGTNGLETAVSTFMIALSVFYYLDRIRHEARPGVFRFFVFGMLLGITVLSRIDGVFLVFVLILDYLLLLRKRRGTSGTLVRMLLLPAGVALFYGPWLLLNMAQCGSPLQDSGTATRFLSMAYATYFENGDAGLAVNGPDLAFIWEHVKHSIATMKVIPPVHVFFRSLEKTGDIIHAKGFLQITGNILGIVALVLSGIVISRWKRDPDRARRRQLDFLLLFCGLLMLSYSLYVFGAFFFLRYFYPVYMISCIFFSFILEDIIVWFRARSVVLQRTAISVATAYALLFMAFTGSQVFRSQPVYPFYDIARWVNENTEKGERIGVFQCGMIGYFSDREIINLDGKVNRDALCALKTGSLSGYIQKERLDMILDHSRILQIFLDMTPEKIRECCIKVLPEEKHPCGWVALRRDALDIITSTDIIGGSVSEPGMAPMKK from the coding sequence ATGTCAAATAAGAACCAGGTAGCACTGGCCGTGCTGGTGTTGCTGGCCATTCTTGCACTACATCTATCTATCGCATGGCAGGATATCGCTACTCTTTCCAGGAATGGCTTTCTGTACGACGATAGTTTCTACGCATTCCAGATAGCCAGGAACATTGCGGATGGAAACGGTATCACATTTGACGGTGTCAATCCGACAACCGGCTTTCAACCGCTTTACGTGTTCATGCTTGTTCCCGCCTTTATGATTGCGGGAGAGAGTCTGAGCATACCTATCTACATCGCACTCTCGATGCTCGCTCTGTTCACAGTCATGACAGCATATCTTGTTTATCGTATTGCCCGAAAATATACAGAGTTCATGCCGGCTGTCATCGCCGCTGCCATATGGGGACTTTCTCCGATCGTTGCAAAACAGGGAACGAATGGACTCGAGACTGCCGTTTCGACCTTTATGATAGCTCTGTCTGTGTTCTACTATCTCGACAGGATCAGACACGAGGCAAGGCCGGGGGTCTTCCGTTTCTTTGTTTTCGGGATGTTACTGGGGATCACGGTGCTTTCAAGGATAGATGGCGTCTTTCTCGTCTTTGTACTGATCCTGGACTATCTTCTACTACTGAGAAAGAGAAGGGGCACCTCAGGAACCCTTGTCAGGATGCTGCTTCTGCCTGCAGGTGTCGCTTTGTTTTATGGGCCATGGCTTCTATTGAACATGGCGCAATGTGGCAGCCCCCTTCAGGACAGTGGGACTGCGACTCGATTTCTTTCCATGGCCTATGCCACGTATTTTGAGAACGGTGATGCGGGACTCGCTGTCAACGGACCTGACCTGGCTTTTATCTGGGAACATGTGAAGCACTCTATAGCCACGATGAAAGTCATCCCGCCCGTTCATGTCTTTTTCAGATCGCTCGAAAAGACCGGAGATATAATCCACGCAAAGGGATTTCTACAGATTACAGGTAATATACTTGGAATCGTGGCGCTTGTTCTCTCAGGGATCGTCATATCCAGATGGAAGCGGGATCCTGACAGGGCCCGTCGGAGGCAACTCGATTTTCTGTTGTTGTTCTGTGGATTGCTCATGCTTTCATATTCGTTATATGTTTTTGGCGCATTCTTCTTTTTGAGATATTTCTATCCTGTTTACATGATTTCCTGCATCTTTTTCTCGTTTATCCTTGAGGATATCATTGTCTGGTTCAGAGCCCGTTCTGTTGTCCTGCAAAGAACGGCGATATCGGTAGCCACTGCATACGCACTGTTGTTTATGGCTTTCACAGGATCCCAGGTGTTCAGATCCCAGCCGGTATACCCATTCTATGATATTGCCAGATGGGTTAATGAAAACACTGAAAAAGGGGAAAGGATAGGAGTATTCCAGTGCGGGATGATCGGATATTTTTCCGATCGTGAGATCATTAACCTTGATGGAAAAGTGAACAGGGACGCTCTTTGCGCCCTCAAGACCGGTTCTCTGTCAGGTTATATCCAGAAAGAACGTCTGGACATGATACTCGATCATTCACGTATTCTGCAGATATTTCTCGACATGACGCCCGAAAAGATAAGGGAATGCTGTATAAAGGTCCTGCCCGAAGAGAAGCACCCATGTGGGTGGGTAGCTCTCAGGCGCGACGCCCTTGATATCATCACATCTACCGATATCATCGGCGGATCTGTTTCCGAACCGGGCATGGCCCCGATGAAAAAATAA
- a CDS encoding STAS domain-containing protein, which yields MSEINTRYENGIAIIDVGSRKLIGEKEDYELWTCVEEALDGGCRKIILDLSGLKWSNSTGIGIMISAWTMAQKEKAELSIVMSSQRLEDIFKVTNLSMIMRTFDSVDEAMKGMS from the coding sequence TTGAGTGAAATAAATACCAGGTATGAGAATGGCATCGCGATTATTGATGTCGGCAGCAGAAAACTTATCGGAGAGAAGGAAGATTACGAACTCTGGACCTGCGTCGAGGAAGCGCTGGATGGAGGATGTCGCAAGATCATACTTGATCTTTCAGGATTGAAGTGGTCGAACAGTACCGGTATCGGTATTATGATCTCCGCCTGGACGATGGCCCAGAAAGAGAAAGCCGAGCTTTCGATCGTTATGAGTTCTCAGCGGCTCGAGGATATCTTCAAGGTAACGAATCTCAGTATGATAATGAGGACTTTCGACTCGGTTGATGAGGCTATGAAGGGGATGTCCTGA
- the zupT gene encoding zinc transporter ZupT, with translation MTVGVRLSFDNLLFAFGLTLFAGLATGIGSALAFFSRRTNTRFLSVALGFSAGVMIYVSMIEIFVKARASIAVVYGDGAGYVIATAAFFGGIVFIGLIDRLVPDVVNPHEPHSLEEMGDGSGKRKDKALMRMGLFSALAIGIHNFPEGLATFTSALKDPTLGISIAVAIAIHNIPEGIAVSVPIYYATGDRKKAFVWSFLSGLAEPVGAVFGYLVLMKYMNDVVFGVLFAAVAGIMVFISLDELLPTAEKYGEHHLAIYGLVGGMVVMAISLVIFAV, from the coding sequence ATGACTGTGGGGGTGCGTTTGTCATTCGATAACCTGCTTTTTGCTTTTGGCTTGACGTTGTTTGCCGGACTTGCTACAGGAATAGGCAGCGCTCTGGCCTTTTTTTCCAGAAGGACAAACACAAGGTTTCTCTCGGTGGCACTCGGTTTTTCGGCCGGAGTCATGATCTATGTCTCGATGATCGAGATTTTCGTCAAGGCAAGGGCGTCGATAGCAGTGGTATATGGGGATGGGGCCGGGTACGTGATTGCAACCGCAGCTTTTTTCGGCGGCATTGTATTTATTGGTTTGATCGACAGGCTTGTTCCTGATGTCGTTAACCCGCATGAGCCTCACAGTCTTGAAGAGATGGGGGACGGATCCGGGAAAAGAAAAGACAAAGCACTTATGAGGATGGGCCTCTTCTCGGCCCTTGCGATCGGTATACATAACTTTCCAGAAGGCCTGGCCACCTTTACAAGCGCGCTCAAGGATCCGACCCTGGGTATAAGCATCGCGGTGGCCATAGCGATACATAATATTCCGGAAGGCATAGCCGTATCTGTGCCGATCTATTATGCCACAGGCGACAGGAAAAAGGCATTCGTCTGGTCATTCCTGTCCGGTCTTGCAGAGCCCGTGGGCGCGGTCTTCGGCTACCTTGTTCTCATGAAATACATGAACGATGTCGTGTTCGGTGTCTTGTTTGCGGCAGTGGCCGGCATAATGGTCTTCATCTCCCTGGACGAACTTCTGCCTACTGCCGAGAAATACGGCGAGCACCATCTGGCCATCTACGGTCTGGTAGGAGGTATGGTCGTTATGGCGATCAGCCTCGTGATCTTTGCGGTATAG
- a CDS encoding mechanosensitive ion channel — translation MGDVTKYVQMGYDIIKKAGPNLLLALITLFIGLWVIKLVVKGINKGMQKSSIDVSLQKFLASLTGMGLKVLLFVSVIQMVGVQMTSFVAILGAAGLAVGLSLQGSLSNFAGGVLILLFKPFRIGDFIEAQGFAGSVKEITIFTTVLTTPDNKTIIIPNGNLSNSSVTNYSTESTRRVDMKFGIGYGDDIAKARAVMTKIAESDSRVLKDPALQIAVSEHGDSSVNFVFRCWVNSADYWDVFFDVTEKVKLEFDQAGISIPFPQMDVHMHNS, via the coding sequence ATGGGTGATGTCACAAAGTATGTCCAGATGGGATATGATATCATAAAAAAAGCTGGTCCCAATCTGCTTCTGGCACTGATCACTCTATTTATCGGGCTTTGGGTGATCAAGCTTGTCGTCAAAGGTATCAACAAGGGGATGCAGAAGAGCAGTATCGATGTCTCACTACAGAAATTTCTGGCCAGTCTGACCGGTATGGGCCTGAAGGTGTTGCTCTTCGTCAGTGTGATCCAGATGGTCGGTGTGCAGATGACATCGTTCGTGGCGATCCTTGGCGCTGCCGGGCTGGCTGTCGGCCTGTCTCTGCAGGGCAGCCTGTCCAATTTTGCCGGTGGTGTCCTGATACTGTTGTTCAAGCCGTTCAGGATAGGTGATTTTATCGAGGCCCAGGGCTTTGCCGGCTCGGTGAAAGAGATCACCATATTCACGACTGTCCTTACAACACCTGATAATAAAACGATAATTATTCCGAACGGAAATCTTTCAAATTCGAGTGTCACGAACTATTCCACCGAATCGACGCGGAGAGTAGATATGAAGTTCGGTATCGGATACGGAGACGATATCGCAAAGGCCAGGGCGGTCATGACGAAAATAGCGGAGAGTGATTCAAGGGTCTTGAAAGATCCTGCTCTGCAGATAGCCGTCTCCGAACATGGCGACAGTTCGGTGAATTTTGTTTTCAGGTGCTGGGTCAACTCGGCCGATTACTGGGACGTTTTCTTCGATGTGACTGAGAAAGTCAAGCTTGAGTTCGATCAGGCAGGAATATCGATCCCGTTTCCACAGATGGATGTGCATATGCACAATAGTTGA